The DNA window catgagacagattaacaggagaaaaatcaaacaaaagtttaataacatctATATATGTGAGAGTTCAGgaagaaaactgagtaactctccCAAATGGCCAAAACCCTTGCCTTAAAAAAGCATCAGCGTGCATTTGAGTTATAAATACAGAGCTCCAACAGAAACCTTTCcacataaaataatgtattaataaatatatttttttccagaggTACTTGGTAACCTTTTATAGCCTTGAGATGGAAACAACTccaatgacaaaaatgaaagtcAATAGGAACTTCATGGAAGATAAAATCCAGGAAATGCAGCAGTTCTTGGGGCTAAAAGTGACTGGGCAACTGGACACGTCTACTCTGGACATGATGCACAGACCTCGATGTGGAGTCCCCAATGTTCATAATTTCAGAGTAATGCCAGGGAGGCCGGTCTAGAAGAACCGTTTTATCACCTACAGGTGTAACATCATAGCcaagtatttttctaatttcccccAGGTCTACAGGAAACCTCCCTCAATTGTTAACACTATTCCTGTGTAAAATAGTGTCTCTAGAGGGAGGATTATTCACTCAATGGACTTGTTGGGCTTATCAGTCCAGAGCAGAGTAGAAAGGCTgtaaataaaaggagaataaagCTGAATCTATGATAAATAAGAGAGAGGcaagagaaaattttatagaCTATTTAGATGAATAAATGCAGAAGTCTGGGAGCAGGGGCAAAAAACATGAGCTTCTACAAATGTAAATCCTTCATAATGATGACCTGTAAATCATAAATGAGTAGAAATCAAGTTAGATTCTGTTTAAGGACTAAGGTGTCCAAGGATACATATTTCTGTAGCTAATGAAGCAAGTTTTTCTCATCTGGCTTATTGATTTATGAAACGCTTCATTCTCAAATGATGTTAGCAGAAATGAAGTATTGTAATAAGACAAAATTAACACATggtttccatgtatttttttctcttttgttctgttgGTAAAGAATTAGCAATTACACTCCTGACATGAAGCCTGAGGATGTTGACTATGCCTTCCAGAAAGTTTTCAAGTATGGAGTGATGTGACCCCCTtgaaattcagaaatattaatgCAGGCAAGGCTGACATCATGATACAATTTGCATTTGGAGGTAGAGAACTTGGACTTACCTCATCTGTTTCATCTGGCATGACCTATAGCATGTATAGAtgtactaattttctttttcttttttttcttttaataagtgcATGGAGACTTCAGTTCTTTTGATGGCAGAGGGGGAATCTTAGCCCATGCTTTTGGACCTGGACCTGGTATTGGAGGAGATGCACATTTTGATGAGGCTGAAATCTGGACTAAAAGCTACAAAGGTAGGTTCCCCAAACCCCAAAACAATAGGAAAATCCTAACAAATTCTAAGTTATATCCTGTTTTTGAAAGGCTACATTCTAAGAAAGGATTATAAGATAGGAAAActtcttttgattaaaatttttgccactaaataaaaatttaacactgtttcaatttcactgTCTATAAATGGAGCATATTGGACTAGATTATTTTAAAGGTCAGTTCTAAGAATCTATGAAGATAAACTAATTTATTAGTATAAATTCAGGAACCTTAAGAACAAtagtatggaaagaaaaaagccatTATCTAGGGAATCAATATTTGGCAGTACAATCCATAAACTTGAGCAAACACAGATACTAATTCTGTGTATGCCAACAATCCTAGGATAGAGGTGATCATTTGCATGATTCATTGTATGCTGACAATCTCTGTGATTCGTAGTGACACATAAAGATGAAATTATATTATAGAGAATTTAGAGATCCTTATAAAGAAACACAAGTTTATAAGGTCATGTAGTCGTTTGTGATTCTGGGATAAAATTTTCAGAATGCCCAGTTGATCATTTAGCAATGATCTTGTTAAAGATCAATGTAAATACCTGTGTGTATTTACAGAGGAGCTATAATTCATCATCCATCCCAGACAGTTGGGGGATAAGGGTAACTAGTATGCCCTGTTATTTGGAGAAGTCACCATCCACCGGAAAATTCAAACCATCATATCAGAAGCCTTCCTAATCTTTCTATCAGAAATTCTAGATTATATGACTGACTCATGTGGAAAGTAAATGAAGAGAAAGTCATCAAGAATATTCTCTGCTTAGCATTCCCCCCTCTCTTGTCTATATTGCATGCATTGGATGGAGATATTTTTATAGACCAGAAAGGCTATTTGTTTTAGTCTGACACGTGGCCTAAGCTTATGAAATCCTTGATTGAGAAGTGAACTTTTTCATCCTCAAAAGACAAATGATGTAGGATTAGGTCCTTGCTGAGCCTCAAATCCTTAGTAGACATGTTAAATTTGTCTAAATTTTATCCAAGGGTATTTGGGGTTTGTAATCTCTTCATCTAACAGGAGAAACTTATTCTGGTTAGCCtcgcagaatttttaaaattctaaagaaacTTAGGAAAGTCATTTAATACAGATCTTTACAgatagagaaaagagaatgttAGTGGTTACCTTGTGAAAAAGCTGGGACCAGAACATTTATTTCCTAGCTCTTATCTCAGCCCAATGTATACTTTCTACTTGCCCATGTTgccttattttaatttgtttgattctaaactttcaaaaaattaaattatctatGAAAATTCTAACTTAAAATACTTATTCTCAGCCTAATTTTGACACAGTAAATTAAATGAACAAGTCCCACCATCTTTACTGAGCTTCTGTTAGGGTGTTATGTGATGGGGGTGCTtggatacagagatgaaaaagacaCAGTCCTTTCAGAAGCCCACAAtctaaaaggaaagagaacacaaacaaaaatccatTATTTTGAGATGAGAACCAATGGTGATCTTTTGTACAAAGTAGTATAGGAATTGGGAATAAGATAAATTCAGGTTTAGGCCAAATTGTAAAAGGTTTTATTTACTCTTTCCAGCCTTATGCAGAGTGGAGAGAATCAGTGTTTGCttcttctttctcattatttGAGAGAAGCAAAAGCATCCCTGAGTTAGTTACTGGACTTGTGTGTTACAGGGAATGCTTGGAAGATTTGTGTTCGTAGACATCCCCCCAGAGAGGTGTGAACTCTTTGTTCACCTTGGGTTCTGGAGAGTATTTCAAGATCAGGCTCTGTAGCTAAGTGGTGTTTGACCCTGGGAAGTTAgctctgagcttcaattttgCTATAGCAAAAGAAATACCAAAATGAATGCATTAGAATAgaatgcagattaaaaaaaataagtcaggaATTTTCAAATCTTCTGAGAATTAGGAAATTTGAGAGAAAGGACACTCTCCTGTCTCTTACCTACAAAGGTGCATCCTCTgagacatatattaaaaaaaatgaacaggtaTGACTATAActtggtagtgtaaatatgtctAAATTGTAAATATAgtctctttgatttcatttagaATCATGTATAGGAAAAGGATGAGCCAAGGAATTTTTAGAGCCAAGAAATttggatttgaatcttggctcaAACCCTAATTTGGTCAGTTAATCTTACTGATACTGTGTCCTCATTGGAAAATAGAGAACACGATGGCTTTCTTTGGGTTGTATAAGGCTTAGACATAATGTGGTGTATTTCTCAGTGACTCATAGTACCTGGAATTTAATATGGCCTTAGATTTGGGTTTTGTAAAGGATGGTTACTAAAGACttttctatatccagtgaaactTGATTAAGAGTAAAAGCAGAACGGGTCATGTGGGTTGAGAATTATTTAGAAGCAATGAACCCAGCTGTGAGTTattccagaaatttaaaaaatagaacatatttCATTTGTCTGATAGTGCACTGGTCCTTAACCAGAGGCAATTTTGCCCCAAGAgggcatttaaaaatgtgtggaGACATTTTTTTGGTTGTCAAAACTAGAAGGGGAGTGGTGCTACTTAAATTTAATGGTAAAACCAGAGATTTATAAATATCTGTAATGCCCAGGACAGCCCtgacagcaaagaattatctggcctaTAATGTGCCAAGGTTGAAAAAACTTGTGCATGAAGGAGGGGAAATAAGTAAAGTATTGCCAAATGTTTCCCTTTTCATTGTGTTAGATGTTGTGTCATTATTTTCTAGATGTCAATATATTTTGCTGTTCTTTCCCTCTTCTGATTGGTTTCCTCTTAGGCACAAACTTGTTCCTAGTTGCTGTTCATGCGTTTGGTCATTCCTTGGGTCTTGGCCATTCCAATGATCCAAAGGCCATAATGTTCCCCACCTACAGATATACTGACTACAACACATTTCACCTCTCTGCTGATGACATACATGGCTTTCAGTCTCTCTGTGGTGAGTTGAACTTCTTTACTATTTTGCCAAATAAAGATACTCATTCATGAATAATTTCATACTATCTGCATTTGGATAAAACTTTAACATCTATCTTCTCTTTGAGGGTTTGAGTCCTATAGAAACTTGGAGTAAATGAGTGAACTATTTAGGTCCTTGGTTTTCTTATGGGTGAAGTTTAAACCCTTTCAGGAAGAGCCTTTCAGGAGAGAATAAGGTGGGTTTTGTGATTCATAATCATGAAATGCCAAGCTTAGTGTCATGAAATCCATTTTCTGATGCAGTTTCTGCTGGTTATTTCTCTGCTCAGGTACAATGAGAGGAGACAATCCATGGACCCCAGTTATCCCAAATTGATTATCACATACTTCCCAGGAATTGGCCCTAAAGTTGATTCAGTCTTCTATTACAACAGTAAGTAGATTAGGAAACCATGAAAATACtagaaattcctttttaaaatactgaactgATTATAAAGCCTCTAAGATCAGAGAACAGggatccaaattagaaaagaaaggacTCTTCAGTTCTCCATAGGGCCACAGAGAGAAAATCCACTATGTGTCTAGCTCAGAATAGGTGGGCAAGAAAGAGTTAGGTGGAACCAATGGTGTATTTCTGCTAGGGTGGTCTATCAGACAGGGAGAATATGATTATTGCCACTTCCATGTGTCTGAGTCTCTGGAATTTCCGATCACATCAAGCTGCACAGTACACGTGAGTGAGCATATAGCAGTCAAGATTCAGGCAAGCAGGAGTCTTCTGTATGCTTTTATATCTTGAGTTCTTTACCTTCCTTTCAGTCCCTTCCACCCTTCATGGGGTCTCATGGATTGGGGCTGAGAGTGGGATGAAAGAAGCTTGAGTTTGTTTGAGTTTGTGTTTATGAATGTCTTCAAGCAAGGTCAGCATAAGCAAAATTGCTTGGGCCAAGATATTTTGGGTTTTATTCCCACCCTCGTGTCTTGTTTACTTTCCCCATCAAGGCTTCTATGTACCCTACCTGAGTCCACTCTCCTCTCTTCCACTCTGAGTTCTCCACCTGGATTGTgacttttcaaaaacatttttattttaagagtcGGCTTTAAAGACCAAACAACCTTCTCAATAAGGTTAATGAAGATATTTATGGTGAAATGACTAGAAGTAGGAAGATATCTGGGGGCAGGATACCTAGCCAAGGGACCCAACGTTTATAATCTTGAATTGGACTTTATCTAATCTAGATAACCTATAAAAACACAGAtctgttatctttctttttttaaaagaaatacaagcagctaattaaactatttatttgttttcatttttaggacACTACTATTTCTTCCAAGGATCTGACGTACTTGAATATGATGTCCTATCCCATCATATCACCAGAAGGCTGAAAAGCAATACCAAGCTATGTTGTTAGGAGTGATATAATTAATGGTGTTTGTCAATTCACATCTGTTTAACAAGTACTTATTGCATATTTGCTATGTGCCCAGTACCATTACATGGTGATATGTATCATAAGATAAGGTAAAATCTATAGGCCATAGATAAATGATTATATAGGTAAGtgattatataaaatacataataagaTTCTTCAAATTTGAAAACCCTCATTGTTGATTTTTACTGGACTCTACTACTAAGTCTGAAAAGAGACACCTTCAAAGGCCAAAAGAATATCTTGTTTCCTAACATCCTTGAACtgagaaattataattatttctctggcttaaataaatcaagaaatgatTAGTTTCTATAACAATTAAATGTTTCAGTAAGGGtatcattttagttattttggaGTAAAAACAGACTATacttaggatttttaaaatgataattaatggaagtaatatataagtaaattatataattatggtGATAATGTAATTTTATTCTATTGTCAGTGTTGatttttctaatatcttttataatatatatattttgctcaaATCAAAACTTTGAAAGTGTTTggtttttaggaatttttttcttgaaaaacagaacgtgttttgaaaataattctggACTTACTCCTAAATAAAACAAGCCTCTACATTGCTGTACCAAAGGGTGAATAAGAGATAAGGCaaccagaaaaaggaaaaggttaTATTTGTTTTGGCCACTTGTCTAAGACCACCTGCATCCTTGGTCTCAAGTCCAGACAGCATTCTCCAGACTACATACAACCCCAAGGACACCTACAGTGTATGACCACAAGCCTggagagaagaaggaatgaaatgGGAACTTCCCATTCCAGTAAAATTTTCATCACAGCTCATGTCAATTTCCTCCATGACCTTGACACACATTCTCCCTCTCTGGATTACACACATATTAAGGCTTTCACTGATAACTTATGGGTCTGTGGAATGCTTGTAGCTTTCTATGTATTTTCACACCATTGTTGATTGATATACCCAAGATCCAAGAAATGGTCAAGCCCATTTCAGCTCAAATGATCTTTTTTGACTAGTGCAATAAACTGAGATCAGGGAAAATATGAGGATcagaaagaatcagaaagataGGGATGGAGAGTGTGGGCCTTCATAGGTTAGACCCATTCTCACATATGTGCTCCTTCAGTATAATAATACAAGAGTTGCCTTTACAAGGATTAGGGTCAAGTTACCCTTGGAAGAAATGTTATTTCTCCACGGAAAGAGGTGGGATCTATACAGAATAAGCATTACAGAAATTGAAAGGAGTCCCCTGGAGTCTGTTGATGAATACTAAGCTGCATATACACCACCAAGGGCTATGGACTGAACAATTCCCAGCGATAACACAGGGCTTGGAGCGGTTTGAGTTCCACCCAGCAAGAGTGGCAAGGTATTGAACACCTAGGGCCATCGGTAAAGTTCCCTTAATAAGAAGGCTAAATTAGCCCTAGAGTAAAGGCTACACTAAATCCACCctaaaaagcttaaaataaaactttggaaAGATCAAGGTGATCTGGAAATTACTTAATACctgccaaaattaaattaaacaatttttaaagggaaaatgaaaaatctaagCACCTAGCAGCATAATATTCACAATGTCTAACCTGCAATAAAATGCACTGGACATGCTAAAAGGTAGCAAAATGTGACCCATAATAAGCACAACAATTAGTCAATAGAAACTGATGCAGAAATGACAAATGATGAAATTAGCAgaaaaaggacttttaaaaaaggtatacatattttcaaagatttagtGGAAAACAGGGACATAatacagagagaaatgaaagatatgaaaaagaagcaaatggttttagagctgaaaaatgcaaattttcatttgattcatATTCAAATCTGACTTGTCATGTTCTTAGATTCTTATTGATTGCTCATTtttgtgattctatttttatttatttataccttaaATTCGTTGTTGTTATAGTCTGGATTGATAATTAAAATATCCAAACACTTTGTGGGTTTAAATCTGTTATTTGCTGTTTCTATTGACTTTCAGTCCTAGAGCTTGTTTCCTTGTGTATTAGGTGAACTTTGATTGtgagctcaatttttaaaaatcttaattttcaaTAATCTAGAAGGTCTAAAAAGGGCatacttttttcttaagaatATTGGTATATTGGCTTCTATTAGGAAGTCAGGggatttttctcatttggaaCTACTTTGCCCCTTTTCTAGGATTTGTGGCAAGAGCCTTAAATGCAGACTTTCCACCTTACAGACTGCTCGAAATTTAGTATCCTCAAGGTCCTTCTGATAAAAGCATTTGACTTTGgggaatttcctcttttttccccatttgttcTTGGCTAGCTGCTCACTCATCCTTAATCTAGCTTCAGCTCACTCTGTATGAGTGTATGTGAGCACACGCATGTTTGTAGGGGAACTAGGAAAGCTCTGGAGATTTCCATTATCTTCTATAAGCCCAGGAAAGCATTGAAAAGTAGGTTTTAAGACCGAAGTTGTTTTACAGTGAAATGACTCTTTGGAATACATCATCTGCTATACTGCAGGAAGTGAAGGTGTGGCTTCTCTCTTGACTTGTTGCAAATATCTTGGAAGGCAGAGTTGTGGGCAGTGACTGGTTGTACAAAGACCATGATATTGATGAGTTAGAAAATTTGCACTGCGACTCATTATGTGATCCTCAGCAAATTAGTTGACCTCTTTGAATCTCAGGGAAAATACTATATGCCTCTTAGGTATGTTCTGAGAATTGACATAAGTGAAGCCCCTAGCACTTAGTAGGCACTCCACTGAAGCTTATCTCTTGCCATCTCAACTTCCTCTTGACCCAGAGTTCCCcagttttgttgcttttctcccCAACAGGTATGTTTACATCTCAGTAGATACTCTGCCCCATGTGGGTCCTCttccattttttccatatttcccTCATTCCCAACTACTAAAGACCATCCAAAGTTAGAAATACAGTCACCTAATTTTTGCCAGCACTATAAGTATGTAATTGTTacaaataataatgtttattaactgtctagaaatttatatatacatttctgtTACATATACCAAGCTCAAAGGTGAGACATTTTCCCCTCCGAGGACTCTTAGTTTATTTAACTAAAATATAGTTGGCATAcaaattatgttagtttcaggtgtactacatagtgatttgacatttgcatacattatgaaataatattcacataagtttattttttttttttggttttttttattggagtataattgctttacaatgctgtgttagtttctgctgtacagtgaagtgaatcagctatatgtatatgtatacatatatcccctccatcttggacctctctcttccacccccacccccacccccacacaactaggtcatcacagagcccCAAGCTGAGATTCCTGTTCTTTATAGTATGTTCCcgctagctgtctattttacgcatggtagtgtatatatgtcaatcctaatctcccaattcgtcccaccatCTCCTTCCCCCATgagtccacatgtccattctctacatctacgtctctatttCTGACCTGAAAATaggttaatctgtaccatttttctagattccacatatattcgttaatatatgatatttgtttttctctttctggcttacatcactctgtatgacagactctatgtccatccatatctctacaaatgacccaatttcgttcctttctatggcaaggtaatattccattgtatatatgtaccagatcttctttatccattcatctgtcgttgaaCATTTAGATTagttccatgacctggctattgcaaatagtgctgcagtgaacattggggtgcatgtgtctttttgaattatggttctctttgggtatatgcccagtagtggtattgctgggtcatatggtagtgctatttttagtttattaaggaacctccatactgttctccacagtggctgtatcaatttacattcccaccaagagtgcaaaagggttctcttttctccacaccctctccggtaTTTATTGCTTgtagttttttgatgatggccattctgaccggtgtgaggtgatatctcattgcagttttgatttgcatttctctaataagtagtgatgttgagcatcttttcatgtgcctcttggccatctctatgtcttctttggtgaagtgtctgtttagctcttctgcccattttttaattgcattgtttgtttttttgatattaagctccatgaaatatttgtatattttgaagattaatccttttcctgttgcttcatttgcaaatattttatcccattctgagggttgtcttttcatcttgtttatggtttcctttgctgtgcaaaagcttttaagtttctatAGGtcctgtttattttagttttaatttttattactctaggaggtgggtcaaaaaatatcttgctgtggtttaagtcaaaaagtgtttttcctatgttttcctctaagagttttatagtgtccagtcttacatttaggtctttaatccatttgaagtttacttttgtgtatgatgttaggtagTGTCCTAAttacattcatttacatgtagctattcagttttcccagcaccacttattgaagaggctgccttttctccattgtatgttcttgccacTGTTGttataaattaggtgaccatatgtgcatgggtttatctctgggctttccatcccgttccattgatctatatttctgtttttgtgccagtaccatactgtcttgattgctgtagctttgtagtatagtctgaagtcagggaacctgattcctccagctccatttttctttctcaagattgttttggctattcagagtcttttgtgtttccatacaaactgtaaaattttttgatctaattctgtgaagaacgccattggtaatttgatagggattccattgaatctgtagattgctttgggtagtatagtcattttcacaatattgattcttccaatccaagaacatggtatatttctccaactGTTTATGCcatgtttgctttctttcatcagtgttttatagttttctgagtacaggtcttttgcctccttaattaggtttattctaggtattttattctttttgttgggatggtgaatgggattgtttccttaatttctctttctgatctgttgttagtgtataggaatgcaagatatttctgtgcattaattttgtatcctgcaactttaccaaattcattgattagctctagtagttttctggtgacatgtttaggattttctatgtatgctatcatgtcattggcaaacaatgacagttttacttcttcttttccaatttgtatttccttttttccttttgcttctctgatttctgtggctaggacttccaaaactattttgaataagagttgcaagagtggacatccttgtcttgttcttgatcttagaggaaatgctttcagtttttcaccattgagaatgatgttgctgttttgtcatatatagcttttattatgttgaggtaggttccctctatgcacactttctggagagtttttatcataaatgggtattgaattttgtcaaaattttttctgcatctattgagatgatcatagggcttttattctttaatttgttaatatggggtatcACACTGATAGCTTTGTGTATATCAAAGAATttttgcattcctggtataaatcccacttgatcttggtgtatgaccttttaatgtgttgttggattctatttcctagtattttgttgaggattttgcatttgtgtttatcagtgatattggtttgtagttttcttttttgtaatatctttgtctggttttggtatcagggtgatagtggcctcgtagaatgaatttgggagtgttcctctctctacaattttttggaagagtttgagaaggataggtgttagctgttctctaagtgtttggtagaattcagatggcctgtgaagccatctagtcctggactttcgtttgttggaagtttttaaattacagtttcaatttcattacttgtgataggtctgtttatattttctaattcttcctggttcagtcttgggaaattgtacctttccaagaatttgtccacttctttgaggttgtccattttattagcatatagttgcttgtagtagtctcttatgatcctttgagtttctgtggtgtccgttgtaacttcttcttcatttctaatcttattgatttgcatcttctcccttctttttcttgatgagtctggctaaaggctcatcaattttgtttatcttctcaaagaaccaacttttaattttattgatctttgctattgttttcttcatttctatttcatttatttctgttctgatctttatgatttctttccttctactgactatgcgttttctttgttcttctttctctagttgctttaggtgtaaggttagattatttgagattttgcttgtttcttgaagtgacatttaattgctataaacttctctcttagaactgcttttgctgagtcccgtagattttgggtcatcatgtttttggtgtcatttgtttctgtgtatgttttaatttcttctttgatttcttcagtgatctcttgattatttagtagtgcactgtttagcctccatgtatttgtgttttttacagtttttttcctgtatttgatttctaatctcatagcgttgtggtcagaaaagacgcttgatacgatttcaattttcttaaattttctgaggcttgatttgtgacccaagatgtgctctctcctggagaatgctctgtgtgcacttgagaagaaaatgtaatctgctgtttttggatggagtgtcccataaatatcagttaaatgtatctggtctattgtgtcattttaagcttgtatttccttatttatttttttgtttggataatgtgtccattggtgtaagtggggtgttcaagttccccactcttattgtgttactgtcaatttccccttttatggttgttagcattttccttatgtactgaggtgctcctatgttaggttcataaatatttataattgttgtatcttcttcttggatttatcccttgattaATCCAaatgtccttccttatctcttgtagcaggagtgtccttccttatctcttttaacagtctttatttaaagtctattttatctgataagagtattgttactccagctttcttttgatttccatttgcatggaatatctttttacaacctctcctctcactttcagtctgtatgtgtcccttggtctgaagggggtctcttgtagactgcatatatatgggtcttgtttttgtatcccttcagccagtctgtgtcttttggttggagcatttaatccattacattcaaggttattatcagtatgtatgtttctattaccattctcttaattgttttgggtttgtttttgtgggtctttttcttctcttgtgtttcctacctagggAAGtttctttaggatttgttgtaaatctggtttggtggtgctgcattctcttagcttttgcttgtctgtaaaacttttgatttctctgtcaaatctgaatgagatccttgctgggcagagtaatcttggttataggtttttctctttcatcactttaagtatatcctgccactcccttttggccttcagaatttctgcagaaaaatcagctgataaccttatgggggatcccttgtgtgttattttttgcttttcccttgctgcttttattattttttctttgaatttaatttttattagtttgattaatatgtgtcttggtgtttctcctagggtttatcctgtatgggactctctgtgcttcctggacttggtggctgtttcctttcc is part of the Balaenoptera musculus isolate JJ_BM4_2016_0621 chromosome 8, mBalMus1.pri.v3, whole genome shotgun sequence genome and encodes:
- the LOC118899074 gene encoding LOW QUALITY PROTEIN: macrophage metalloelastase-like (The sequence of the model RefSeq protein was modified relative to this genomic sequence to represent the inferred CDS: inserted 1 base in 1 codon; substituted 1 base at 1 genomic stop codon), with amino-acid sequence MKFLLLILVLQVTASGAASLTDYSSPEENDVVFVQRYLVTFYSLEMETTPMTKMKVNRNFMEDKIQEMQQFLGLKVTGQLDTSTLDMMHRPRCGVPNVHNFRVMPGRPVXKNRFITYRISNYTPDMKPEDVDYAFQKXFQVWSDVTPLKFRNINAGKADIMIQFAFGVHGDFSSFDGRGGILAHAFGPGPGIGGDAHFDEAEIWTKSYKGTNLFLVAVHAFGHSLGLGHSNDPKAIMFPTYRYTDYNTFHLSADDIHGFQSLCGRAFQERIRYNERRQSMDPSYPKLIITYFPGIGPKVDSVFYYNRHYYFFQGSDVLEYDVLSHHITRRLKSNTKLCC